From a region of the Archocentrus centrarchus isolate MPI-CPG fArcCen1 chromosome 18, fArcCen1, whole genome shotgun sequence genome:
- the LOC115796933 gene encoding uncharacterized protein LOC115796933 produces the protein MITLRCEIQGGENTGWQYEWRTTSSRTPPTQREYNISSASFSYSGNCWCKGRRGLYFSTAWSDAFTLRVSSNKPSATIAADRRTIPAGGNVTLTCSVASYTGLKYFWFRRTSFSSEIQMIRDEEPDRVISVSQGGVYYCKGGRGNPAVFTDDSDPITIKKTISSKTVVSLEPNWPVIFSGEMITVRCAIYGDGSIEWEYEWSKPDSNAVLTNNECRIINASVLSSGIYSCMGKNKRDLYSVTEWSDAITLIVSGHRPKASISADNRVFLEGDRVVLTCSVKPSSSGWSYYWYKGKKTSEPLTTAEAVFHSVGQISVSQEGDYRCRGGRGNPVYFTEYSDLISIKKIVTNRPVVTLHPNWPEIYRGETFTLKCELPGRDTEWDYEWETTSLYKPPKQNKFRISTASPLVSHSGHYWCKGRVKSAQQNSTMWSGSFELKLHGQTQPVLTVSPSWLSPGASVTLNCEVKHPSAGWSFYWYKAVSQISNMYYSSYMRFTRIHYDRWRHLYRYELLPGSISGTAQDSYIIDGQTHTAGYVCRAGRGDPEYHTDHSEPKFVWSADFHSAASLTVSPNRVQHLIYESVSLTCSVNSSSWRVMRFDEHGYLSQLPDCPNWRTMTRSTCNIERHRHRAAVYWCETESGEFSNGVNITLHGTNAILVSPVHPVSEGDSVALGCKLRAGNLNSTVAFYKNMKLIQKDDRQNLNISAVSKSDEGFYKCEYSGHQSQESWMSVKASRSSLSLSLITGLVCGISLILLLPLLLVCWYRKSKGTLCIRLAESQEPGQITATVQSVSQDENQQHIYSSLLHGDANIYESCRRSENAGEQTDDHGNITSQIQLRSIGQRRKCDDPEENSDYHNVNPNSPTVP, from the exons ATGATTACCTTAAGGTGTGAAATCCAAGGAGGGGAAAACACCGGGTGGCAGTATGAATGGAGAACAACAAGCTCAAGAACCCCTCCAACACAGCGAGAATACAACATTAGCAGTGCTTCTTTTTCCTACAGTGGGAACTGTTGGTGTAAGGGCAGAAGAGGCTTGTACTTCTCGACAGCTTGGAGTGATGCTTTCACACTAAGAGTCTCTT CAAATAAACCCAGTGCGACAATTGCAGCTGATAGAAGAACCATACCAGCTGGAGGCAACGTAacactgacctgctctgtggCGAGCTACACTGGGTTGAAATACTTCTGGTTCAGGCGTACCTCGTTCTCTTCTGAAATTCAGATGATTAGAGACGAAGAACCAGATCGAGTAATCAGTGTCTCACAGGGAGGCGTCTACTACTGCAAGGGAGGGAGAGGAAACCCAGCTGTCTTTACAGATGACAGTGATCCAATCacgattaaaaaaacaa TTTCCAGTAAGACAGTTGTGTCCCTGGAACCCAACTGGCCTGTGATATTCAGTGGCGAGATGATCACTGTTAGGTGTGCGATTTATGGCGATGGAAGCATTGAGTGGGAGTATGAATGGAGCAAACCCGACTCAAACGCAGTTCTGACAAACAATGAATGCAGAATTATTAACGCCTCTGTGCTCAGCAGTGGGATCTACAGCTGTATGGGTAAAAACAAACGGGACTTGTACTCGGTAACAGAGTGGAGCGATGCCATCACACTGATAGTTTCTG GACACAGACCAAAGGCCAGCATCAGTGCTGACAACAGAGTCTTTCTAGAAGGAGACAGAGTGGtcctgacctgctctgtgaAACCATCATCTTCTGGTTGGAGTTACTATTGGTACAAAGGCAAGAAAACCTCAGAACCACTGACGACGGCAGAGGCTGTTTTCCACTCTGTCGGACAAATCAGTGTATCACAGGAAGGAGACTACCGGTgtagaggagggagaggaaacCCTGTTTACTTCACAGAGTACAGTGATCTGAtcagtattaaaaaaattg TCACAAACAGGCCGGTTGTGACTCTGCATCCAAACTGGCCTGAGATATACAGAGGAgagacttttactttgaaatgtgAGCTCCCAGGAAGAGATACTGAGTGGGATTATGAATGGGAAACAACCAGTTTATATAAACCTCCAAAGCAAAATAAATTCAGGATTTCCACTGCTTCTCCACTTGTATCACACAGTGGCCACTACTGGTGTAAGGGAAGAGTGAAAAGTGCACAACAGAATTCAACAATGTGGAGTGGATCCTTCGAACTAAAACTACACG GTCAAACACAGcctgtcctcactgtgtctccatcatggctgagtcctggagcctcagtaactctgaactgtgaggttaaacatccgtctgcaggatggagcttctACTGGTATAAAGCTGTGTCCCAGATCTCAAACATGTATTACTCTTCCTACATGCGATTCACCAGGATTCACTATGATAGATGGCGTCACCTCTACAGATATGAATTATTACCTGGAAGCATcagtgggactgcacaggactcctacatcattgatggacagacacacacagcaggatatgtgtgtagagctggaagaggagacccagagtatcacactgatcacagtgaaccaaagtTTGTCTGGTCTGCAG ATTTTCATTCAGCAGCCTCCCTCACAGTCAGTCCCAACAGAGTGCAGCACTTAATTTATGAATCTGTGTCACTGACCTGTTCTGTAAACTCTTCTTCGTGGAGAGTGATGAGATTTGATGAACATGGCTATCTGAGCCAACTCCCAGACTGTCCCAACTGGAGGACAATGACAAGATCCACATGCAACATAGAAAGGCACAGGCATCGGGCTGCAGTGTATTGGTGTGAGACTGAATCTGGAGAGTTCAGCAATGGAGTCAACATCACTCTACATG GTACGAATGCTATCCTGGTGAGCCCTGTCCATCCAGTGAGTGAGGGGGACTCTGTCGCTCTTGGCTGCAAATTGAGGGCAGGAAACTTGAATTCCACTGTTGCCTTCtacaaaaatatgaaactaATTCAGAAGGACGACAGACAAAATCTAAACATCTCTGCAGTGTCAAAGTCTGATGAAGGCTTCTACAAGTGTGAATATTCAGGGCACCAGTCGCAAGAAAGCTGGATGTCAGTAAAAG CATCCAGgtcctcactttctctctctctgatcaCTGGGCTGGTTTGTGGCATCTCACTGATTCTCCTCCTGCCCCTGCTGCTCGTCTGTTGGTACAGAAAATCAAAGG GTACACTTTGTATCAG ACTAGCCGAGTCTCAGGAACCCGGTCAGATCACTGCCACAGTTCAATCTGTCAGCCAGGACGAAAATCAGCAGCACATATACTCCTCTCTTCTTCACG GTGATGCTAATATCTATGAGTCATGCAGACGCTCTGAAAATGCCG gtGAACAGACAGATGACCACGGAAATATTACATCTCAAATCCAGCTCAGAAGCATTGGACAGAGGA GAAAGTGTGATGATCCAGAGGAAAACTCTGACTACCATAATGTAAATCCAAACTCGCCTACAG ttcccTAA